CCTCGGCATCCAGGAGCCGCCAGAGCGTGCCTTTCTCGGTGTGGTCCGGACAGGCCGGATACCCCGCGGCCGGACGGATGCCACGGTAATTCTCCTCGATCATGTCCGAAGGACTCAACGAGTTCGCAGGTTCGAAACCCCACGCGGTTCGGGCGCGGGCATGGAGGTATTCCGCGAAGGCTTCGGCGAGCCGGTCGGCCAGCGCCTCTGCCATGATCGCCTGATAATCGTCGTGCGCGGCCTTTCGTTCCCGAACCCAGGCCTCCAGTCCCAATCCTGCGGTCACCGCAAAGGCGCCCAAGCTGTCCACCGGTCCCGAGTTTCCGCAGGGCGCGATGAAATCCGCCAGGCATCGCCGGGGCGCCTTCGCCGGGTCGATCGCCTGCTGGCGGAGAAAGTGAAAGACGGCGGAGGGCTTGGTTTCGCCGGGCGAGGTCCAGAGGGCCACGTCATCCCCTTCGGATGCGGCAGGGAAAAAGCCGTACACCCCGCGCAAGCCGGTGCGCCGTTCCTGCACCATGCGTTCCAGCAGTTCTTGCGCGTCCTTGAACAGCGCGCGCGCCTCTGCTCCGTGGTTGGGATGCTCGAAAATGGATGGAAACCGGCCGCGCAATTCCCAGGTATGGAAGAACGGCGACCAATCGATGAATGGAATGACGTCCTGCATCGTGATGACCTCGTCGGGGGGGGCTCCCGTCCCCTCGGTTCCGAAAGTTTTCAAACCCCAGAAACTCGGCTGCGGCACGGAAGCGTGCGATAAGCGGGGCGCTTGCGCGCGGGCCTCGACCAGGCTCATCAACGTGGGGCGAGTCGCCTCGTGCCGGGAACGGAGGGCCGAATACTCCTCGCGAATCTGCCTCACGAGCGCGGGTTTCTGCTCCCGATTCAGCAAGCCACTGACCACGGGCACCGCCCGCGAGGCGTCGAGGACATGGATGACGGGGGACTCGCATCGCGGCGCGATTTTGACCGCCGTGTGAGCTTTGCTGGTGGTCGCGCCTCCAATCAACAACGGCAAGCCCACGCCGAGCCGTTGCATTTCAGCGGCCACGTGCTGCATCTCGTCGAGCGATGGCGTGATCAACCCGCTCAAGCCGATGATGTCCACCGCTTCCTGGCGGGCGGTTTCGAGGATTTTCTCGCAGGAAACCATCACTCCAAGGTCGAGGATTTCGTAGTTGTTGCAGCCCAGGACGACGCCAACGATGTTCTTGCCGATGTCATGCACATCCCCCTTGACCGTGGCGAGCAAGACTTTGCCCTGAGGACGCACGCTCAAGCCCTGCGCCGCCCTTTCCGCTTTCTCCACTTCCATGAAGGGGGTCAAGTAGTTCACCGCCTTTTTCATCACTCGCGCGGACTTGACGACTTGCGGGAGAAACATTTTGCCGGCGCCGAATAAGTCGCCCACCACGTTCATACCGTCCATCAGCGGCCCTTCGATCACCGCCAGCGGTTTGCCCAGTTTGAGCCGCGCTTCCTCCACGTCCTGCTCGATGTGTGTGTCATGTCCGTTGATCAACGCGTGCTCGAGGCGCTTTTCCACCTCCAGGCTGCGCCAGGGGGCGGTCCCTCGTTCAGCCGAGGCCTCCGGCTTGACCCCTTTGAGCTGTTCACCGAGGGCGACCAGTCGTTCCGTGGCATCGGGACGCCGGTTCAGCAGCACATCCTCGACGTGTTCCAACAGGACGGGCTCGATTTCCTGGTACACCTCGAGCATGCCGGCATTGACGATTCCCATGTCGAGTCCGGCCTGAATGGCGTGGAACAATAACGCGCTGTTCATGGCCTCGCGCACTTTGTTGTTGCCGCGAAAACTGAAACTGATGTTGCTGACCCCGCCGCTGACGCGCGCCCCGGGCAGATGGCTCTTGATCCAGCGAGTGGCTTCGATGAAATGAACCGCGTAGTTATTGTGTTCCTCAATGCCGGTCCCCACCGTCAGGATGTTCGGATCGAAAATGATGTCCTCCGGAGCAACCCCCGCTTGGTCCACCAGCAGCCGGTAGCTGCGCTCGCAGATCTGAATCTTGCGGTCCAACGTGTCCGCCTGGCCGCGCTCGTCGAAGGCCATGACCACCACGGCGGCGCCGTATTGTCGGATGATCCTCGCTTGTTCGAGGAAGGAGATCTCGCCTTCCTTGAGCGAGATGGAATTGACCACACCCTTGCCTTGCAGGCATTTCAAACCCGCTTCCAGAACCGACCACTTGGAGGAATCCACCATCACGGGAACTTTGGCGATATCCGGCTCGGCCGCGATCCATTGCAGGAATCGTGTCATGGCGGCGGGTCCGTCCAGCATGCCTTCGTCCATGTTGACGTCCAAAATGTTCGCGCCATTCTCCACCTGTTGTCTCGCCACCGCCCCCGCGTCCTCGAAGCGGCCTTCTTTGATTAATTTCGCGAACTTGGGTGAGCCCGTGACATTGGTTCTTTCTCCCACCATGAGGAAGGTACCCTCGGTATGCACCAAGGGTTGAGTGCCGCTGAGGCAGAGCTGCGGATCGATGGAAGGGATGGGGCGGGGGGGGACACCCTCCAAGGCCTTGGCGATGGCGGCCACGTGCGCGGGCGTATTGCCGCAGCAGCCGCCCGCAATGTTGAGCAAACCGCTTCGCCCGAAATCCAGCATCTGACAGCTCATGTGCTCCGGCAGCAGGTCGAAGCCGGTGGCGGAGAGCGGATTCGGCAGTCCTGCGTTGGGATAGCAAGAGATGAATGCGTCCGCCACGTCCGCCAGCGCCGTCAACGAGGGTCGCATCAAGTCGGGTCCAAGCGAACAGTTGAGCCCGACCGCGAGAGGGCTGGCATGACGCACCGCGTGCCACCAGGCTTCCACGCGCTGGCCCGAAATCATGGTTTCGCCGCCGCGTCCTACCGCGGCAGAG
This genomic interval from Verrucomicrobiota bacterium contains the following:
- the metH gene encoding methionine synthase; translation: MKRASSGSAGRVPDSPLERLLRKRIVIIDGAMGTTLREYGLTEEAARGDRFRESSKSLLNNGDLLSLTRPDVVGDVHRRFLEAGADIVETNTFSATSLGQSEFFVEDPREKGGRKDPEFYERVVGDPFLRQLAAELNVESARLCRHWADRVARETGTPRFVAGAIGPLTVSLSISPDASDASFRVVTFDQVAKAYADQVKALMDGGVDLLLVETIFDSLNAKAALVAIQRVFEQEAKQLPLIISAAVGRGGETMISGQRVEAWWHAVRHASPLAVGLNCSLGPDLMRPSLTALADVADAFISCYPNAGLPNPLSATGFDLLPEHMSCQMLDFGRSGLLNIAGGCCGNTPAHVAAIAKALEGVPPRPIPSIDPQLCLSGTQPLVHTEGTFLMVGERTNVTGSPKFAKLIKEGRFEDAGAVARQQVENGANILDVNMDEGMLDGPAAMTRFLQWIAAEPDIAKVPVMVDSSKWSVLEAGLKCLQGKGVVNSISLKEGEISFLEQARIIRQYGAAVVVMAFDERGQADTLDRKIQICERSYRLLVDQAGVAPEDIIFDPNILTVGTGIEEHNNYAVHFIEATRWIKSHLPGARVSGGVSNISFSFRGNNKVREAMNSALLFHAIQAGLDMGIVNAGMLEVYQEIEPVLLEHVEDVLLNRRPDATERLVALGEQLKGVKPEASAERGTAPWRSLEVEKRLEHALINGHDTHIEQDVEEARLKLGKPLAVIEGPLMDGMNVVGDLFGAGKMFLPQVVKSARVMKKAVNYLTPFMEVEKAERAAQGLSVRPQGKVLLATVKGDVHDIGKNIVGVVLGCNNYEILDLGVMVSCEKILETARQEAVDIIGLSGLITPSLDEMQHVAAEMQRLGVGLPLLIGGATTSKAHTAVKIAPRCESPVIHVLDASRAVPVVSGLLNREQKPALVRQIREEYSALRSRHEATRPTLMSLVEARAQAPRLSHASVPQPSFWGLKTFGTEGTGAPPDEVITMQDVIPFIDWSPFFHTWELRGRFPSIFEHPNHGAEARALFKDAQELLERMVQERRTGLRGVYGFFPAASEGDDVALWTSPGETKPSAVFHFLRQQAIDPAKAPRRCLADFIAPCGNSGPVDSLGAFAVTAGLGLEAWVRERKAAHDDYQAIMAEALADRLAEAFAEYLHARARTAWGFEPANSLSPSDMIEENYRGIRPAAGYPACPDHTEKGTLWRLLDAEAKTGIRLTESYAMWPGASVSGLYFAHPEAKYFAVGKLGLDQVEDYARRKGLALAEVEKWLAPYLNYR